A region of the Stieleria sp. JC731 genome:
TCAGCCAATCACCGCGCCCGTGAAATCGAATCTTCAATCAACGCACCACACCAACCGTGCTTCGATGCAATTCACGCACCATCGACACGTCAAGCGACTCTGCGTCTTCTAAAGACACCTGCGATGAACACGGACCCTACAAACATCAATGATGACGGTTCGGGAATGGCAGTCCCTTCAACAACTAGGCGTGTACCACTACGAAGAATCACGTCATTGTTATCCCATTCCAGATCACTTGACAATGGAAGATAGTACTGACTGAAATAATCTACGTCTGGAAAATCAATTCCATTTCTTGGCATCACAGGTGTGCTGTTCGTCCCAAACAGGCCTCGCCCACCCAGCAAGATTGCGTATTCGCCGGGGCCGAGTAACGCATCAACATCAACCCGAAGGTCGGAACTATCTCCATGCATCCCGTCTTGAACACCAATCACCCCCGACACTAAAGAATTTGCTTCGATGTCGAAACCATTCGTTGGCATCACGCCCGCTGAAATTTCGATAATCGATGCCCAAACACTGTCGACAGTAGCTGGACCGTTAGAGATCGATAGGTGACCTCCAATTGCGGTGATCCGGGTTGTCTCACTCAGCGAAAACCACGAACCGGTAACGGGAACTCGGGTGCCGCCACCATGAGGCGGACCGAGAGTTGCTGATTCGTAGACAATGTCTGCCCTCGCAACAAAAGGTGAAACGAAACAGGAAGCAATAGCGATGCACGCAACAAACAAAGCCCTGATTAAATAAAAGCGTGACAAAGCCCCACCTCGTTTTGGAAGATTAACGGAATTAGGTTTTTGCGATGAACGCCGGCGATCACACCGCCGCCAAGAAACTTGGATTTCGAAACCGGCGGCTCCCGTTCACCGCATTGTTATGCCTTATCTGTTGCCAGTTGAGTGACCAATTTAGCGAACTGTGCAAGATCGCCGCTTTGTCGATTAAGTTCAGTACGGAGTTCGAGATGCCATTGCTGATCGTTGGGGAACACCCAGCAATAAACAGGAATCCAGCCGGATGTTTGTACCAGTGTTGATTGTAAGTGATCGGGCAGATCAAGTGCGCCACGGGTTACCTGAATAGGTGATTTTCGCGGCAACTCAGTACGGGAATACCACATTGCGGACCAGTAATCATCAGACATCTGGTCACCCGGCACCAGCGGCGACTCCACAATTGTGATCACACAGCCGCCTTTTTTGCCCATTTGAATCTTGAGGGGCTCATTGGCCGCGTACAGGTTGGCGATGCGCCATGGTTGAGGTAAACCAGCAAAATCCCAGTTCGTGAGCGTGGTTAGATCTCACGCAACTTGCTTCGTTTTTGGTTTTGGTTTCGGCGGGATTGGTCGTTCGCGGAATGATTCAGCGAGGTCTTCAAGGTTGTAGAGTACCTCGCAATCGCAGCAGCCGCCGTGATCGGCAAGCCACGGCAGCACACCGTCTTTGTCGAGTTTTTCGACCTGCAGGAAACAGCGAGTGAGTTTAGTCGAGTGATCGCAGGACTTGAGATTTGCGTCGAGGTAATCTAGAAGCAAGTTCAACTGTTGTGGCGAAAGCGGCATCGAAGCGACAAGGTCAGTTCGCTCAGCGGCCTGCCATTTTTGAAGGCGTGCCTTTCGTTGTTTTTTGCTGAGCTTCGCCATGGTGCTGAATAAAGAGGCAAAACAGCGGACGATTTACCACTCCAAAATCTCCGACTCCGTCTCTTCGGTTGATGTCTTGGTTCTGTCGTTTCTTATTCAAAAGCGACGGGATCAGCCGCGATTGCCAATACGGGAATCGCCCCCTACTTTACTCGAATACAATTCTTTAAGCACTGCATCCAACAGATCTTCGTGCGTAATTTCGCGGTCCATGGTGAAACTCGCAATTCCTGTCGGCAAGTGACGCACACAAATATAGTCACCACTTGTGGACCTTCCAGTATCAAATACGACATCCTTCGGTCCGAACTGCAGCCCACGAAGGTCGGTAATCATGGACTCTCAAAGGCGTCCGATACTACCCTCTGTTACCGAATATTGAAAACGCTCGTTGCCGGTCGGCCTGTGTTTTACGCGAACGAATGCGCCCCGATCGCTGTACCCGATTTCAATTTCGAAGTCATCGCTGCGAATCATGTCAGTGTCGGTTCATCACGATTACGACAGAACGGTTATGATCATCGAGGCAGCGCTGATAATTCTCCTTCGGAAAACGCACTGTCGGAGACTTGGCCTGCAGCACTTTGTTATGCCTCAATTCACCCATTCGTCGAAGTAGTCAATGGCAAGCAATTCGCCAACCAAATCGTTAAATCGCTGCTTGCCGCCGAACGCGGTGACTAACGCCCCAATCGTGACGCAGGACGTATTCGGCGAGAAATCGGGGCGAGCGTCACCGATCCATTTATTGAGTATAGACTGACGGGTCACCACAAACCATTCACGGGACAATTCAATGTTTCCATCCCCAATTTCGACATTCAAACCTTCTTCCGGTGCGATGCCTCCAAACCGGCGGTCGAGGATCGCCATCATATTGCCAGCGATTCGTGTGCCCTTGTGACTGGTTCGGCAGTCGAGCAAGAACTCGTTATCGATTCGAGTCTTCGTAAGGCGTGTTGCACCAAGTTTTAGCTCAAGTGCGACGGCAATAGTCGGATGAATCCACAATACGACATCAACGCGGTTTGCACCGTCGAAGATGTACCCATGATGTCGTGCAAGCTTGCATTCGTGATATGCAAACGTTTTAACGGATTCAACATGGTCGAGGTCGGCGATAGCAGTGAGACCAAGGGCTTCAATCGTCGCCATACGTTGACGATCGGCCATTTCTGAAACGATTACTTCGGCGAG
Encoded here:
- a CDS encoding PEP-CTERM sorting domain-containing protein — encoded protein: MSRFYLIRALFVACIAIASCFVSPFVARADIVYESATLGPPHGGGTRVPVTGSWFSLSETTRITAIGGHLSISNGPATVDSVWASIIEISAGVMPTNGFDIEANSLVSGVIGVQDGMHGDSSDLRVDVDALLGPGEYAILLGGRGLFGTNSTPVMPRNGIDFPDVDYFSQYYLPLSSDLEWDNNDVILRSGTRLVVEGTAIPEPSSLMFVGSVFIAGVFRRRRVA
- a CDS encoding DUF2695 domain-containing protein, with the protein product MAKLSKKQRKARLQKWQAAERTDLVASMPLSPQQLNLLLDYLDANLKSCDHSTKLTRCFLQVEKLDKDGVLPWLADHGGCCDCEVLYNLEDLAESFRERPIPPKPKPKTKQVA